The following proteins are co-located in the Apis mellifera strain DH4 linkage group LG11, Amel_HAv3.1, whole genome shotgun sequence genome:
- the LOC100578030 gene encoding antitrypsin isoform X5, producing MHIMTGSFWLLGFTLIIMAKAENEALSAVLESTNQFSSSLFQTVVKEHSGNLIMSPLSADIVLAMTAYGAQGETENQFRNVLHLPSSDSLAKSGYQTLIDNLNDVKENKLLLANKVFIGKNFGIKPIFKDLTKDYFRSATQVINFAKSMEAANIINTWVEQNTNNLIKDLITAGDLNEMTTLVLVNAVYFKGQWKNKFNPDYTKDMPFHVNKNTIKNVPTMYKQGKYKYGELSNLNAKFIVIPYKGDELNMIIILPNEIDGLTEVEKKLQNIKLSDILNQGYEQEIQLYLPKFKVESEIHLNTVLQKMGLIDAFTSHANFSGISDENIQINKVIQKAFIEVNEEGSEAAAATEYQIELFVYPSLEEFRVNGPFLYAITSGNDNMILFKGQIINSEAV from the exons tgACAGGAAGTTTTTGGTTGTTGggttttactttaataataatggcaaAAGCAGAAAATGAAGCATTAAGTGCTGTTTTAGAAAGCACAAATCAATTCTCTTCTTCACTATTTCAG acTGTAGTGAAAGAACATTCTGGCAATCTTATAATGTCTCCTCTAAGTGCAGATATTGTTCTTGCTATGACTGCTTATGGAGCTCAAGGAGAAACAGAAAACCAATTTAGAAATGTACTTCATCTTCCATCTTCAGACAGTCTTGCCAAGTCTGGTTATCAAACACTTATCGATAATCTTAAT gatgttaaagaaaataaactgCTTCTTGCAAATAAAGTTTTCATAGGTAAAAATTTTGGTATCAAaccaatttttaaagatttgacAAAAGATTACTTCCGTTCTGCTActcaagtaataaattttgccAAGTCCATGGAGGcagcaaatattattaatacatgggttgaacaaaatacaaataatcttattaaggATCTTATAACTGCtg gtgatttgaatgaaatgaCAACATTAGTACTTGTTAATGCAGTTTATTTTAAAGGCCAATGGAAAAATAAGTTCAATCCTGATTATACTAAGGATATGCCATTTCATGTTAAtaagaatacaataaaaaatgttcCTACCATGTATAAACAaggcaaatataaatatggtgaactttctaatttaaatgctaaatttattgtaataccCTACaag GGTgatgaattaaatatgattataattcttCCAAATGAAATTGATGGTTTAActgaagttgaaaaaaaattacaaaatataaaattatccgaTATTCTAAATCAAGGATATGAACaagaaatacaattatatttaccaAAATTCAAAGTAGAAAGTGAAATACATCTTAATACTGTTTTACAAAAG ATGGGATTAATTGATGCATTTACTTCACATGCTAATTTTTCTGGAATTAGTgacgaaaatatacaaattaataaagttatacAAAAAGCATTTATTGAAGTAAATGAAGAAGGTAGCGAAGCTGCTGCTGCTACTG AATACCAGATTGAACTCTTCGTGTATCCTTCCTTAGAAGAATTTCGAGTAAATGGACCATTCCTTTATGCAATCACTTCAGGAAATGACAACATGATTCTCTTCAAAGGCCAAATCATTAATTCTGAGGCA GTCTGA
- the LOC100578030 gene encoding antitrypsin isoform X6, with protein sequence MHIMTGSFWLLGFTLIIMAKAENEALSAVLESTNQFSSSLFQTVVKEHSGNLIMSPLSADIVLAMTAYGAQGETENQFRNVLHLPSSDSLAKSGYQTLIDNLNDVKENKLLLANKVFIGKNFGIKPIFKDLTKDYFRSATQVINFAKSMEAANIINTWVEQNTNNLIKDLITAGDLNEMTTLVLVNAVYFKGQWKNKFNPDYTKDMPFHVNKNTIKNVPTMYKQGKYKYGELSNLNAKFIVIPYKGDELNMIIILPNEIDGLTEVEKKLQNIKLSDILNQGYEQEIQLYLPKFKVESEIHLNTVLQKMGLIDAFTSHANFSGISDENIQINKVIQKAFIEVNEEGSEAAAATEYQIELFVYPSLEEFRVNGPFLYAITSGNDNMILFKGQIINSEV encoded by the exons tgACAGGAAGTTTTTGGTTGTTGggttttactttaataataatggcaaAAGCAGAAAATGAAGCATTAAGTGCTGTTTTAGAAAGCACAAATCAATTCTCTTCTTCACTATTTCAG acTGTAGTGAAAGAACATTCTGGCAATCTTATAATGTCTCCTCTAAGTGCAGATATTGTTCTTGCTATGACTGCTTATGGAGCTCAAGGAGAAACAGAAAACCAATTTAGAAATGTACTTCATCTTCCATCTTCAGACAGTCTTGCCAAGTCTGGTTATCAAACACTTATCGATAATCTTAAT gatgttaaagaaaataaactgCTTCTTGCAAATAAAGTTTTCATAGGTAAAAATTTTGGTATCAAaccaatttttaaagatttgacAAAAGATTACTTCCGTTCTGCTActcaagtaataaattttgccAAGTCCATGGAGGcagcaaatattattaatacatgggttgaacaaaatacaaataatcttattaaggATCTTATAACTGCtg gtgatttgaatgaaatgaCAACATTAGTACTTGTTAATGCAGTTTATTTTAAAGGCCAATGGAAAAATAAGTTCAATCCTGATTATACTAAGGATATGCCATTTCATGTTAAtaagaatacaataaaaaatgttcCTACCATGTATAAACAaggcaaatataaatatggtgaactttctaatttaaatgctaaatttattgtaataccCTACaag GGTgatgaattaaatatgattataattcttCCAAATGAAATTGATGGTTTAActgaagttgaaaaaaaattacaaaatataaaattatccgaTATTCTAAATCAAGGATATGAACaagaaatacaattatatttaccaAAATTCAAAGTAGAAAGTGAAATACATCTTAATACTGTTTTACAAAAG ATGGGATTAATTGATGCATTTACTTCACATGCTAATTTTTCTGGAATTAGTgacgaaaatatacaaattaataaagttatacAAAAAGCATTTATTGAAGTAAATGAAGAAGGTAGCGAAGCTGCTGCTGCTACTG AATACCAGATTGAACTCTTCGTGTATCCTTCCTTAGAAGAATTTCGAGTAAATGGACCATTCCTTTATGCAATCACTTCAGGAAATGACAACATGATTCTCTTCAAAGGCCAAATCATTAATTCTGAG GTCTGA
- the LOC100578030 gene encoding antitrypsin isoform X2 — MHIMTGSFWLLGFTLIIMAKAENEALSAVLESTNQFSSSLFQTVVKEHSGNLIMSPLSADIVLAMTAYGAQGETENQFRNVLHLPSSDSLAKSGYQTLIDNLNDVKENKLLLANKVFIGKNFGIKPIFKDLTKDYFRSATQVINFAKSMEAANIINTWVEQNTNNLIKDLITAGDLNEMTTLVLVNAVYFKGQWKNKFNPDYTKDMPFHVNKNTIKNVPTMYKQGKYKYGELSNLNAKFIVIPYKGDELNMIIILPNEIDGLTEVEKKLQNIKLSDILNQGYEQEIQLYLPKFKVESEIHLNTVLQKMGLIDAFTSHANFSGISDENIQINKVIQKAFIEVNEEGSEAAAATEYQIELFVYPSLEEFRVNGPFLYAITSGNDNMILFKGQIINSEAVPFF, encoded by the exons tgACAGGAAGTTTTTGGTTGTTGggttttactttaataataatggcaaAAGCAGAAAATGAAGCATTAAGTGCTGTTTTAGAAAGCACAAATCAATTCTCTTCTTCACTATTTCAG acTGTAGTGAAAGAACATTCTGGCAATCTTATAATGTCTCCTCTAAGTGCAGATATTGTTCTTGCTATGACTGCTTATGGAGCTCAAGGAGAAACAGAAAACCAATTTAGAAATGTACTTCATCTTCCATCTTCAGACAGTCTTGCCAAGTCTGGTTATCAAACACTTATCGATAATCTTAAT gatgttaaagaaaataaactgCTTCTTGCAAATAAAGTTTTCATAGGTAAAAATTTTGGTATCAAaccaatttttaaagatttgacAAAAGATTACTTCCGTTCTGCTActcaagtaataaattttgccAAGTCCATGGAGGcagcaaatattattaatacatgggttgaacaaaatacaaataatcttattaaggATCTTATAACTGCtg gtgatttgaatgaaatgaCAACATTAGTACTTGTTAATGCAGTTTATTTTAAAGGCCAATGGAAAAATAAGTTCAATCCTGATTATACTAAGGATATGCCATTTCATGTTAAtaagaatacaataaaaaatgttcCTACCATGTATAAACAaggcaaatataaatatggtgaactttctaatttaaatgctaaatttattgtaataccCTACaag GGTgatgaattaaatatgattataattcttCCAAATGAAATTGATGGTTTAActgaagttgaaaaaaaattacaaaatataaaattatccgaTATTCTAAATCAAGGATATGAACaagaaatacaattatatttaccaAAATTCAAAGTAGAAAGTGAAATACATCTTAATACTGTTTTACAAAAG ATGGGATTAATTGATGCATTTACTTCACATGCTAATTTTTCTGGAATTAGTgacgaaaatatacaaattaataaagttatacAAAAAGCATTTATTGAAGTAAATGAAGAAGGTAGCGAAGCTGCTGCTGCTACTG AATACCAGATTGAACTCTTCGTGTATCCTTCCTTAGAAGAATTTCGAGTAAATGGACCATTCCTTTATGCAATCACTTCAGGAAATGACAACATGATTCTCTTCAAAGGCCAAATCATTAATTCTGAGGCA gtgccatttttttga
- the LOC100578030 gene encoding antichymotrypsin-2 isoform X9 gives MAKAENEALSAVLESTNQFSSSLFQTVVKEHSGNLIMSPLSADIVLAMTAYGAQGETENQFRNVLHLPSSDSLAKSGYQTLIDNLNDVKENKLLLANKVFIGKNFGIKPIFKDLTKDYFRSATQVINFAKSMEAANIINTWVEQNTNNLIKDLITAGDLNEMTTLVLVNAVYFKGQWKNKFNPDYTKDMPFHVNKNTIKNVPTMYKQGKYKYGELSNLNAKFIVIPYKGDELNMIIILPNEIDGLTEVEKKLQNIKLSDILNQGYEQEIQLYLPKFKVESEIHLNTVLQKMGLIDAFTSHANFSGISDENIQINKVIQKAFIEVNEEGSEAAAATGAIFLKLSLEIPLDFIVTQPFFFYIINTINNEKEGTHVTVPLFSGFISEPKI, from the exons atggcaaAAGCAGAAAATGAAGCATTAAGTGCTGTTTTAGAAAGCACAAATCAATTCTCTTCTTCACTATTTCAG acTGTAGTGAAAGAACATTCTGGCAATCTTATAATGTCTCCTCTAAGTGCAGATATTGTTCTTGCTATGACTGCTTATGGAGCTCAAGGAGAAACAGAAAACCAATTTAGAAATGTACTTCATCTTCCATCTTCAGACAGTCTTGCCAAGTCTGGTTATCAAACACTTATCGATAATCTTAAT gatgttaaagaaaataaactgCTTCTTGCAAATAAAGTTTTCATAGGTAAAAATTTTGGTATCAAaccaatttttaaagatttgacAAAAGATTACTTCCGTTCTGCTActcaagtaataaattttgccAAGTCCATGGAGGcagcaaatattattaatacatgggttgaacaaaatacaaataatcttattaaggATCTTATAACTGCtg gtgatttgaatgaaatgaCAACATTAGTACTTGTTAATGCAGTTTATTTTAAAGGCCAATGGAAAAATAAGTTCAATCCTGATTATACTAAGGATATGCCATTTCATGTTAAtaagaatacaataaaaaatgttcCTACCATGTATAAACAaggcaaatataaatatggtgaactttctaatttaaatgctaaatttattgtaataccCTACaag GGTgatgaattaaatatgattataattcttCCAAATGAAATTGATGGTTTAActgaagttgaaaaaaaattacaaaatataaaattatccgaTATTCTAAATCAAGGATATGAACaagaaatacaattatatttaccaAAATTCAAAGTAGAAAGTGAAATACATCTTAATACTGTTTTACAAAAG ATGGGATTAATTGATGCATTTACTTCACATGCTAATTTTTCTGGAATTAGTgacgaaaatatacaaattaataaagttatacAAAAAGCATTTATTGAAGTAAATGAAGAAGGTAGCGAAGCTGCTGCTGCTACTG gtgccatttttttgaaattgtctTTGGAAATTCCACTCGATTTCATTGTTACACagccattctttttttatatcataaatactataaataatgaaaaagaggGAACTCATGTCACTGTACCATTATTCAGCGGTTTTATTAGCGaacctaaaatttaa
- the LOC100578030 gene encoding antitrypsin isoform X3: MHIMTGSFWLLGFTLIIMAKAENEALSAVLESTNQFSSSLFQTVVKEHSGNLIMSPLSADIVLAMTAYGAQGETENQFRNVLHLPSSDSLAKSGYQTLIDNLNDVKENKLLLANKVFIGKNFGIKPIFKDLTKDYFRSATQVINFAKSMEAANIINTWVEQNTNNLIKDLITAGDLNEMTTLVLVNAVYFKGQWKNKFNPDYTKDMPFHVNKNTIKNVPTMYKQGKYKYGELSNLNAKFIVIPYKGDELNMIIILPNEIDGLTEVEKKLQNIKLSDILNQGYEQEIQLYLPKFKVESEIHLNTVLQKMGLIDAFTSHANFSGISDENIQINKVIQKAFIEVNEEGSEAAAATEYQIELFVYPSLEEFRVNGPFLYAITSGNDNMILFKGQIINSEVPFF, encoded by the exons tgACAGGAAGTTTTTGGTTGTTGggttttactttaataataatggcaaAAGCAGAAAATGAAGCATTAAGTGCTGTTTTAGAAAGCACAAATCAATTCTCTTCTTCACTATTTCAG acTGTAGTGAAAGAACATTCTGGCAATCTTATAATGTCTCCTCTAAGTGCAGATATTGTTCTTGCTATGACTGCTTATGGAGCTCAAGGAGAAACAGAAAACCAATTTAGAAATGTACTTCATCTTCCATCTTCAGACAGTCTTGCCAAGTCTGGTTATCAAACACTTATCGATAATCTTAAT gatgttaaagaaaataaactgCTTCTTGCAAATAAAGTTTTCATAGGTAAAAATTTTGGTATCAAaccaatttttaaagatttgacAAAAGATTACTTCCGTTCTGCTActcaagtaataaattttgccAAGTCCATGGAGGcagcaaatattattaatacatgggttgaacaaaatacaaataatcttattaaggATCTTATAACTGCtg gtgatttgaatgaaatgaCAACATTAGTACTTGTTAATGCAGTTTATTTTAAAGGCCAATGGAAAAATAAGTTCAATCCTGATTATACTAAGGATATGCCATTTCATGTTAAtaagaatacaataaaaaatgttcCTACCATGTATAAACAaggcaaatataaatatggtgaactttctaatttaaatgctaaatttattgtaataccCTACaag GGTgatgaattaaatatgattataattcttCCAAATGAAATTGATGGTTTAActgaagttgaaaaaaaattacaaaatataaaattatccgaTATTCTAAATCAAGGATATGAACaagaaatacaattatatttaccaAAATTCAAAGTAGAAAGTGAAATACATCTTAATACTGTTTTACAAAAG ATGGGATTAATTGATGCATTTACTTCACATGCTAATTTTTCTGGAATTAGTgacgaaaatatacaaattaataaagttatacAAAAAGCATTTATTGAAGTAAATGAAGAAGGTAGCGAAGCTGCTGCTGCTACTG AATACCAGATTGAACTCTTCGTGTATCCTTCCTTAGAAGAATTTCGAGTAAATGGACCATTCCTTTATGCAATCACTTCAGGAAATGACAACATGATTCTCTTCAAAGGCCAAATCATTAATTCTGAG gtgccatttttttga
- the LOC100578030 gene encoding antichymotrypsin-2 isoform X8 gives MHIMTGSFWLLGFTLIIMAKAENEALSAVLESTNQFSSSLFQTVVKEHSGNLIMSPLSADIVLAMTAYGAQGETENQFRNVLHLPSSDSLAKSGYQTLIDNLNDVKENKLLLANKVFIGKNFGIKPIFKDLTKDYFRSATQVINFAKSMEAANIINTWVEQNTNNLIKDLITAGDLNEMTTLVLVNAVYFKGQWKNKFNPDYTKDMPFHVNKNTIKNVPTMYKQGKYKYGELSNLNAKFIVIPYKGDELNMIIILPNEIDGLTEVEKKLQNIKLSDILNQGYEQEIQLYLPKFKVESEIHLNTVLQKMGLIDAFTSHANFSGISDENIQINKVIQKAFIEVNEEGSEAAAATGLSVRPLSSFWSPPKPIEFYVNRPFLSIIKYNYTILFLVNVVW, from the exons tgACAGGAAGTTTTTGGTTGTTGggttttactttaataataatggcaaAAGCAGAAAATGAAGCATTAAGTGCTGTTTTAGAAAGCACAAATCAATTCTCTTCTTCACTATTTCAG acTGTAGTGAAAGAACATTCTGGCAATCTTATAATGTCTCCTCTAAGTGCAGATATTGTTCTTGCTATGACTGCTTATGGAGCTCAAGGAGAAACAGAAAACCAATTTAGAAATGTACTTCATCTTCCATCTTCAGACAGTCTTGCCAAGTCTGGTTATCAAACACTTATCGATAATCTTAAT gatgttaaagaaaataaactgCTTCTTGCAAATAAAGTTTTCATAGGTAAAAATTTTGGTATCAAaccaatttttaaagatttgacAAAAGATTACTTCCGTTCTGCTActcaagtaataaattttgccAAGTCCATGGAGGcagcaaatattattaatacatgggttgaacaaaatacaaataatcttattaaggATCTTATAACTGCtg gtgatttgaatgaaatgaCAACATTAGTACTTGTTAATGCAGTTTATTTTAAAGGCCAATGGAAAAATAAGTTCAATCCTGATTATACTAAGGATATGCCATTTCATGTTAAtaagaatacaataaaaaatgttcCTACCATGTATAAACAaggcaaatataaatatggtgaactttctaatttaaatgctaaatttattgtaataccCTACaag GGTgatgaattaaatatgattataattcttCCAAATGAAATTGATGGTTTAActgaagttgaaaaaaaattacaaaatataaaattatccgaTATTCTAAATCAAGGATATGAACaagaaatacaattatatttaccaAAATTCAAAGTAGAAAGTGAAATACATCTTAATACTGTTTTACAAAAG ATGGGATTAATTGATGCATTTACTTCACATGCTAATTTTTCTGGAATTAGTgacgaaaatatacaaattaataaagttatacAAAAAGCATTTATTGAAGTAAATGAAGAAGGTAGCGAAGCTGCTGCTGCTACTG GTCTGAGTGTAAGGCCTCTTTCAAGTTTTTGGTCACCGCCGAAGCCCATTGAGTTCTACGTCAATCGaccatttttatcaattattaaatataactatacAATTTTGTTCTTAGTAAATGTTGTGtggtag
- the LOC100578030 gene encoding antitrypsin isoform X7, giving the protein MHIMTGSFWLLGFTLIIMAKAENEALSAVLESTNQFSSSLFQTVVKEHSGNLIMSPLSADIVLAMTAYGAQGETENQFRNVLHLPSSDSLAKSGYQTLIDNLNDVKENKLLLANKVFIGKNFGIKPIFKDLTKDYFRSATQVINFAKSMEAANIINTWVEQNTNNLIKDLITAGDLNEMTTLVLVNAVYFKGQWKNKFNPDYTKDMPFHVNKNTIKNVPTMYKQGKYKYGELSNLNAKFIVIPYKGDELNMIIILPNEIDGLTEVEKKLQNIKLSDILNQGYEQEIQLYLPKFKVESEIHLNTVLQKMGLIDAFTSHANFSGISDENIQINKVIQKAFIEVNEEGSEAAAATGIFLGTLAFRPQIPPLFFKIDKSFHFVIQCNELILFEGLILKS; this is encoded by the exons tgACAGGAAGTTTTTGGTTGTTGggttttactttaataataatggcaaAAGCAGAAAATGAAGCATTAAGTGCTGTTTTAGAAAGCACAAATCAATTCTCTTCTTCACTATTTCAG acTGTAGTGAAAGAACATTCTGGCAATCTTATAATGTCTCCTCTAAGTGCAGATATTGTTCTTGCTATGACTGCTTATGGAGCTCAAGGAGAAACAGAAAACCAATTTAGAAATGTACTTCATCTTCCATCTTCAGACAGTCTTGCCAAGTCTGGTTATCAAACACTTATCGATAATCTTAAT gatgttaaagaaaataaactgCTTCTTGCAAATAAAGTTTTCATAGGTAAAAATTTTGGTATCAAaccaatttttaaagatttgacAAAAGATTACTTCCGTTCTGCTActcaagtaataaattttgccAAGTCCATGGAGGcagcaaatattattaatacatgggttgaacaaaatacaaataatcttattaaggATCTTATAACTGCtg gtgatttgaatgaaatgaCAACATTAGTACTTGTTAATGCAGTTTATTTTAAAGGCCAATGGAAAAATAAGTTCAATCCTGATTATACTAAGGATATGCCATTTCATGTTAAtaagaatacaataaaaaatgttcCTACCATGTATAAACAaggcaaatataaatatggtgaactttctaatttaaatgctaaatttattgtaataccCTACaag GGTgatgaattaaatatgattataattcttCCAAATGAAATTGATGGTTTAActgaagttgaaaaaaaattacaaaatataaaattatccgaTATTCTAAATCAAGGATATGAACaagaaatacaattatatttaccaAAATTCAAAGTAGAAAGTGAAATACATCTTAATACTGTTTTACAAAAG ATGGGATTAATTGATGCATTTACTTCACATGCTAATTTTTCTGGAATTAGTgacgaaaatatacaaattaataaagttatacAAAAAGCATTTATTGAAGTAAATGAAGAAGGTAGCGAAGCTGCTGCTGCTACTG gtattTTTTTGGGTACTCTTGCATTTAGACCTCAAATTCCACctttattcttcaaaattgataaatcatttcattttgtcATTCAATGTAATGAACTCATACTCTTCGagggattaatattaaaatcttga
- the LOC100578030 gene encoding antichymotrypsin-2 isoform X1: protein MHIMTGSFWLLGFTLIIMAKAENEALSAVLESTNQFSSSLFQTVVKEHSGNLIMSPLSADIVLAMTAYGAQGETENQFRNVLHLPSSDSLAKSGYQTLIDNLNDVKENKLLLANKVFIGKNFGIKPIFKDLTKDYFRSATQVINFAKSMEAANIINTWVEQNTNNLIKDLITAGDLNEMTTLVLVNAVYFKGQWKNKFNPDYTKDMPFHVNKNTIKNVPTMYKQGKYKYGELSNLNAKFIVIPYKGDELNMIIILPNEIDGLTEVEKKLQNIKLSDILNQGYEQEIQLYLPKFKVESEIHLNTVLQKMGLIDAFTSHANFSGISDENIQINKVIQKAFIEVNEEGSEAAAATGAIFLKLSLEIPLDFIVTQPFFFYIINTINNEKEGTHVTVPLFSGFISEPKI from the exons tgACAGGAAGTTTTTGGTTGTTGggttttactttaataataatggcaaAAGCAGAAAATGAAGCATTAAGTGCTGTTTTAGAAAGCACAAATCAATTCTCTTCTTCACTATTTCAG acTGTAGTGAAAGAACATTCTGGCAATCTTATAATGTCTCCTCTAAGTGCAGATATTGTTCTTGCTATGACTGCTTATGGAGCTCAAGGAGAAACAGAAAACCAATTTAGAAATGTACTTCATCTTCCATCTTCAGACAGTCTTGCCAAGTCTGGTTATCAAACACTTATCGATAATCTTAAT gatgttaaagaaaataaactgCTTCTTGCAAATAAAGTTTTCATAGGTAAAAATTTTGGTATCAAaccaatttttaaagatttgacAAAAGATTACTTCCGTTCTGCTActcaagtaataaattttgccAAGTCCATGGAGGcagcaaatattattaatacatgggttgaacaaaatacaaataatcttattaaggATCTTATAACTGCtg gtgatttgaatgaaatgaCAACATTAGTACTTGTTAATGCAGTTTATTTTAAAGGCCAATGGAAAAATAAGTTCAATCCTGATTATACTAAGGATATGCCATTTCATGTTAAtaagaatacaataaaaaatgttcCTACCATGTATAAACAaggcaaatataaatatggtgaactttctaatttaaatgctaaatttattgtaataccCTACaag GGTgatgaattaaatatgattataattcttCCAAATGAAATTGATGGTTTAActgaagttgaaaaaaaattacaaaatataaaattatccgaTATTCTAAATCAAGGATATGAACaagaaatacaattatatttaccaAAATTCAAAGTAGAAAGTGAAATACATCTTAATACTGTTTTACAAAAG ATGGGATTAATTGATGCATTTACTTCACATGCTAATTTTTCTGGAATTAGTgacgaaaatatacaaattaataaagttatacAAAAAGCATTTATTGAAGTAAATGAAGAAGGTAGCGAAGCTGCTGCTGCTACTG gtgccatttttttgaaattgtctTTGGAAATTCCACTCGATTTCATTGTTACACagccattctttttttatatcataaatactataaataatgaaaaagaggGAACTCATGTCACTGTACCATTATTCAGCGGTTTTATTAGCGaacctaaaatttaa
- the LOC100578030 gene encoding antitrypsin isoform X4 has translation MHIMTGSFWLLGFTLIIMAKAENEALSAVLESTNQFSSSLFQTVVKEHSGNLIMSPLSADIVLAMTAYGAQGETENQFRNVLHLPSSDSLAKSGYQTLIDNLNDVKENKLLLANKVFIGKNFGIKPIFKDLTKDYFRSATQVINFAKSMEAANIINTWVEQNTNNLIKDLITAGDLNEMTTLVLVNAVYFKGQWKNKFNPDYTKDMPFHVNKNTIKNVPTMYKQGKYKYGELSNLNAKFIVIPYKGDELNMIIILPNEIDGLTEVEKKLQNIKLSDILNQGYEQEIQLYLPKFKVESEIHLNTVLQKMGLIDAFTSHANFSGISDENIQINKVIQKAFIEVNEEGSEAAAATEYQIELFVYPSLEEFRVNGPFLYAITSGNDNMILFKGQIINSEAVV, from the exons tgACAGGAAGTTTTTGGTTGTTGggttttactttaataataatggcaaAAGCAGAAAATGAAGCATTAAGTGCTGTTTTAGAAAGCACAAATCAATTCTCTTCTTCACTATTTCAG acTGTAGTGAAAGAACATTCTGGCAATCTTATAATGTCTCCTCTAAGTGCAGATATTGTTCTTGCTATGACTGCTTATGGAGCTCAAGGAGAAACAGAAAACCAATTTAGAAATGTACTTCATCTTCCATCTTCAGACAGTCTTGCCAAGTCTGGTTATCAAACACTTATCGATAATCTTAAT gatgttaaagaaaataaactgCTTCTTGCAAATAAAGTTTTCATAGGTAAAAATTTTGGTATCAAaccaatttttaaagatttgacAAAAGATTACTTCCGTTCTGCTActcaagtaataaattttgccAAGTCCATGGAGGcagcaaatattattaatacatgggttgaacaaaatacaaataatcttattaaggATCTTATAACTGCtg gtgatttgaatgaaatgaCAACATTAGTACTTGTTAATGCAGTTTATTTTAAAGGCCAATGGAAAAATAAGTTCAATCCTGATTATACTAAGGATATGCCATTTCATGTTAAtaagaatacaataaaaaatgttcCTACCATGTATAAACAaggcaaatataaatatggtgaactttctaatttaaatgctaaatttattgtaataccCTACaag GGTgatgaattaaatatgattataattcttCCAAATGAAATTGATGGTTTAActgaagttgaaaaaaaattacaaaatataaaattatccgaTATTCTAAATCAAGGATATGAACaagaaatacaattatatttaccaAAATTCAAAGTAGAAAGTGAAATACATCTTAATACTGTTTTACAAAAG ATGGGATTAATTGATGCATTTACTTCACATGCTAATTTTTCTGGAATTAGTgacgaaaatatacaaattaataaagttatacAAAAAGCATTTATTGAAGTAAATGAAGAAGGTAGCGAAGCTGCTGCTGCTACTG AATACCAGATTGAACTCTTCGTGTATCCTTCCTTAGAAGAATTTCGAGTAAATGGACCATTCCTTTATGCAATCACTTCAGGAAATGACAACATGATTCTCTTCAAAGGCCAAATCATTAATTCTGAGGCAGTCGTctga